Within the Stenotrophomonas sp. 610A2 genome, the region GCCATCTGCAGGCTCCTGAAGCGCACGCGGGTGAGATCGGTGGCTTGCAGCTGCGCATCACCATCACTGAGGCACACGGCGGTATGGAACAGCACTTCATGGCCGGACATCGCCGCCAGCTGGGCGCAGGCCGCTTCACGGGTGCCGGGTTTGCCCAGCGGCTGCCCATTCAGCTCGGCCACCTGATCCGAGCCGATGGCCCAACTGCCGGGATGCTGACGGGCCACGGCAGCAGCTTTGGCGGCGGCAAGGCGGTGCGCCAGCGCAGCGGGCGGCTCGCCCGGAAGAGGGGTTTCGTCCACATCCGGAGCGGCTGAGCTGAACGAAATCCTGAGCCGGTTAAGCAACTCGGCGCGATATCGTGACGTGGAGGCGAGAATCAGGGGCTTCATGTGTAAAAATACGCAGCTCGGGACGGCCAGTCTGCTGCGCCACCCCCGGTCTGACAATGTTTCCGTCGCTTGGATTTGACAGCGGCGTGGCTACTCCTTAACATTCTGCAGCTTATGTCCGCGAACGTACCCGAATTGCTGGATGCTTGGCGGATGGTCATGGCGCGCAGGCGCTTTGATGGCCAGGTGCCTTTGTCCGAATTGACCCGCTTGCAGGGTCTGGTTGCCGATACTGAAGGCCAGTGCACGTATTCACTGGAGTTCGATCGAGACAGCATCTTGCAGGTGTCCTACGTCGATCTGACCATCGAGACCGAGCTGCCCTTGATCTGTCAGCGCACCATGCAGCGTTTCCTGCTGCCGGTGTCGATCAAGCAGCGCTTGGGCTTGATCAAGGACGAGGAAGAAGAATCTGCGCTTCCAGAGGAATACGAAGCGATGCTGGTGCCCGAAGACGGCAGCCTGCGTCCGCTGGACCTGGTGGAAGACGAGTTGGTGTTGGCGGTGCCGGTGGTAGCACTGGCACCTGGAAGCGAGGCAGTCGAACGTGACTTCACCGCGACCGAAGAAGAATTGAGCAAGGCCAATCCCTTTGCGGCATTGGCGGCGCTGAAGAAATAATTGTGGCCGGTAATCGTCGGCGGCTGCGGCGAAAGCGAGTAGTGCTGGACGCTGGCGTCCTGTGCAATTAAACGACGAAGCAAACGAAACCGAGTTTGGAGCAATCCCATGGCTGTGCAGAAATCCCGTGTTACCCCGTCCCGCCGCGGCATGCGTCGTGCCCACGACGCCCTGAGCGCAAAGCAGCTGTCCACCGATCCGACCACCGGTGAAGTGCACCTGCGTCACCACATCACTGCTGACGGTTTCTACCGCGGCAAGAAGGTGATCACGACCAAGTCGACCCTGGTCGTCGAAGAAGATTGATTTGTGACGGCTGCCGCCACCAGAGTGTGGCGGTTGTTGCACCGATTCTTCCGGGGCCGCCTACGGGCGGCTTCGCGCAATAGGAAACAGCATGAGCAAGCGGATCTACTCGAGGATCGCGGGCACTGGTAGTTATTTGCCCGAGAAAGTGTTGACCAACGATGATCTGACCAAGATCGTCGAGACGACCAACGAGTGGATCGAGTCGCGCACGGGTATCCGTGAGCGGCACATCGCTGCCGAAGACGAGACCACCAGTGACCTGGGCTACCACGCCGCCGTGCGCGCGCTGGAAGCAGCAGGCATCGAGGCCTCGCAGCTGGACATGATCATCGTGGGTACGACCACGCCGGATCTGATCTTCCCGTCTACCGCTTGCTTGATCCAGGCCCGCCTTGGCGCGACCGGCTCGGCGGCGTTTGACGTCAATGCAGCATGTTCGGGCTTCATCTTCGCCCTGAGCGTGGCTGACAAATTCATTCGCAGCGGTGATGCCAAGCACGTCCTGGTCATCGGTGCGGAAACCCTGACCCGTATCGTTGACTGGACCGACCGCACCACCTGCGTGTTGTTCGGCGATGGCGCGGGGGCCGTCGTGCTCAAGGCCGACGAAGACACCGGCATTCTCAGCACCCATCTGCATGCCGACGGCAGCAAGAAGGAGTTGCTGTGGGATCCGGTTGGCGTCTCGGTCGGCTTCGACAAGCCGGGCAAGATCAACATGAAGGGCAACGACGTGTTCAAGTACGCCGTCAAGGCGCTGGACTCGGTTGTTGATGAGACCCTGCAGGCCAACGGCCTGGACAAGTCCGACCTGGATTGGCTGATCCCGCACCAGGCCAACCTGCGCATCATCGAAGCCACGGCCAAGCGCCTGGAAATGCCGATGGATCGCGTGGTGGTCACCGTCGACAAGCACGGCAACACCTCGTCGGGCTCGGTGCCGCTGGCATTGGACGCCGCGATCCGTTCGGGTCGTGTCGAGCGTGGCCAGTTGCTGCTGCTGGAAGCCTTCGGTGGCGGTTTCACCTGGGGCTCGGCGCTGCTGCGCTACTAAGCGTCTCCTGCAATACGTACACCGCACGGGCAGCCAATGGCTGCCCGTTGTCGTTGGTGCCACCTGTATGCCGAGCATGGCTCGGCATTGCGCTCCCTCCCTTTGCCGCAGGCAAGAGGAGGGTTGGGGAGGGGGCTTTGCGCTTCGCGGCTTACGCCGCTCCTACAGCGCAAAACCAGCCCGTAGTGCCGAGCCATGCTCGGCAGAGGCTTTACCGATAACGCCCCTGCCGAGCATGGCTCGGCACTACAGGTATACCTGCATCTGCGCGAGCACGTGCATGGCTCCCTACCTTTGCCGCAGGCAAGGGGAGGGTTGGGGAGGGTTGGGGAGGGGTGCTTTGCCGCCGTTGACGTCGCAGTGGCTTCGCGGCTTACGCCGCTCCTACAAAGAAAAGCCCGCATGCGCGCTAAGGGTTTACTGGTAACGCCCCTGCCGAGCATGGCTCGGCACTACAGGGCGGTGCTGCTGCATACGCGCCAGTACAGACGGGCGGGCGCTTTCGCGCTTATTATTCCGGCCTTCGATTGAAGCAGCAGAAGACCGCGTGACTGACTCCCGACTCGCTTTCGTATTCCCCGGCCAGGGCTCGCAATCCATTGGGATGTTGGCCGAACTGGCTGAATTGCATCCGCAGATCCGTGAAACCTTTGCCGAGGCCTCCGAAGGCGCGGGCGTCGATCTGTGGGCCTTGTCGCAGGGCGGCCCGGAAGAGCAGCTCAATCGCACCGAATTCACCCAGCCGGCGCTGCTGGCCGCCAGCATCGCCGTATGGCGCCTGTGGAATGCACAGGGCGGCGCACAGCCGGCGGTTCTGGCTGGTCACAGCCTTGGCGAGTACACCGCGCTGGTCGCTGCCGGCGCGCTGACGCTGCACGACGGCGCACATCTGGTGCGCCTGCGTGGCCAGCTGATGCAGGACGCCGCCCCGACCGGCGTTGGCGCAATGGCCGCCGTGCTCGGCGCCGAAGACGCGCT harbors:
- the rpmF gene encoding 50S ribosomal protein L32, which translates into the protein MAVQKSRVTPSRRGMRRAHDALSAKQLSTDPTTGEVHLRHHITADGFYRGKKVITTKSTLVVEED
- a CDS encoding YceD family protein; this translates as MSANVPELLDAWRMVMARRRFDGQVPLSELTRLQGLVADTEGQCTYSLEFDRDSILQVSYVDLTIETELPLICQRTMQRFLLPVSIKQRLGLIKDEEEESALPEEYEAMLVPEDGSLRPLDLVEDELVLAVPVVALAPGSEAVERDFTATEEELSKANPFAALAALKK
- a CDS encoding beta-ketoacyl-ACP synthase III, whose translation is MSKRIYSRIAGTGSYLPEKVLTNDDLTKIVETTNEWIESRTGIRERHIAAEDETTSDLGYHAAVRALEAAGIEASQLDMIIVGTTTPDLIFPSTACLIQARLGATGSAAFDVNAACSGFIFALSVADKFIRSGDAKHVLVIGAETLTRIVDWTDRTTCVLFGDGAGAVVLKADEDTGILSTHLHADGSKKELLWDPVGVSVGFDKPGKINMKGNDVFKYAVKALDSVVDETLQANGLDKSDLDWLIPHQANLRIIEATAKRLEMPMDRVVVTVDKHGNTSSGSVPLALDAAIRSGRVERGQLLLLEAFGGGFTWGSALLRY
- a CDS encoding Maf family protein codes for the protein MKPLILASTSRYRAELLNRLRISFSSAAPDVDETPLPGEPPAALAHRLAAAKAAAVARQHPGSWAIGSDQVAELNGQPLGKPGTREAACAQLAAMSGHEVLFHTAVCLSDGDAQLQATDLTRVRFRSLQMAEIERYIDAEQPLDCAGSFKCEGLGISLFEAIDNSDPTALIGLPLIKTSQLLRQAGYQLP